The Candidatus Lokiarchaeota archaeon genome has a window encoding:
- a CDS encoding FAD-dependent oxidoreductase, producing the protein MTNEVNVVLCTCGKELDLDYERMITEIEESEIVSSVEVHDSLCQEEGLDRIEELLNNDDRRLVVAACTSQKLKPHIDNHLKSAGKDPSLITYVNIREHSAWVHSDTDLATEKSIDMIRGGASLASLSIPLYAETKDISSHVVVIGGGIAGMESALNLASLGYDVTIIEKEEELGGHVRNLPVVAPTQKTGAEVIASRLEAVKKHAQIDIMTNTRVLFFEGEMGDFEVCYSINGEEDCIKTSAIVLATGFREFKPSMMDEYRYGKNPDVITQYELSCMLSEGELQRLSDGGDVKEVVMVQCVGSRDEKYKSDCSKLCCTFAIDNALQLLKASPDIEVHIVYMDIRVPFEHEMIYKESREKGVDYIRGRISMIWEEEDETRVRIYDSLLDKYFQLNPDLVVLSSAILPSEGLEKFAETLSYEIEDDGYIQELYGKLRKTETHRRGVVAVGGATGPHFVFETITDAQAASMVLHNELRGGHIEKLARGAVLDVDECIGCSLCAQECPRGVPLMIEQDPEEAELDAEGEKILFKAAIDTLNCHACGVCQSLCPSEATQLNFLSNQQLWSQMEEILRDVGPDNGVTLCFHCEECAVSTIDIVGTNRMEYSPSTRLVPVPCAGRISIIDLFRALEYGASTVMIAACETDRCHMGGTANEIAQVQVDVAKEILAAIGWNPDRVEMFRMFSAEPNRFTEAVAEMARRAEELGPTPVHKGEAGQWLEVSE; encoded by the coding sequence ATGACTAATGAAGTGAACGTTGTTCTCTGCACCTGCGGCAAAGAGCTTGATTTAGACTACGAAAGGATGATCACTGAAATTGAGGAGTCTGAGATAGTTTCATCAGTTGAGGTTCATGATTCACTATGTCAGGAAGAGGGTCTGGATAGAATAGAGGAACTGCTAAACAACGATGACAGAAGATTGGTAGTTGCAGCTTGTACCAGTCAAAAACTCAAACCACATATAGACAACCATCTTAAATCTGCGGGCAAAGACCCGTCATTGATTACGTATGTGAATATCCGCGAACACTCAGCATGGGTTCATTCGGATACCGACTTGGCCACAGAGAAATCTATTGATATGATTCGAGGAGGAGCCTCATTAGCTTCTCTATCTATACCACTGTATGCTGAGACAAAGGACATATCTTCGCATGTAGTCGTTATTGGTGGCGGTATTGCAGGCATGGAATCCGCTTTGAATCTGGCCAGTCTGGGATATGATGTAACGATTATCGAGAAGGAAGAGGAACTTGGTGGCCACGTTAGGAATCTTCCAGTCGTAGCGCCGACACAAAAAACAGGGGCGGAAGTCATTGCAAGCCGTCTCGAAGCCGTAAAGAAACACGCCCAAATAGACATCATGACTAATACACGTGTTCTTTTCTTTGAAGGTGAGATGGGCGATTTCGAGGTTTGCTATTCTATCAATGGTGAAGAAGATTGTATCAAGACCTCAGCTATTGTTCTTGCCACAGGATTTCGAGAGTTCAAACCCTCGATGATGGATGAATATCGATACGGAAAGAATCCCGATGTTATTACGCAATACGAGCTTTCCTGTATGTTGTCAGAAGGGGAACTTCAGCGCCTTTCTGATGGCGGCGATGTGAAAGAAGTAGTAATGGTCCAGTGTGTTGGAAGTAGAGACGAGAAGTACAAATCAGACTGCAGCAAACTTTGTTGTACTTTTGCAATTGATAATGCACTTCAGCTCCTGAAAGCATCTCCAGATATCGAAGTCCATATCGTATACATGGATATTCGAGTACCTTTCGAACATGAAATGATATACAAAGAGTCAAGGGAAAAAGGCGTGGATTACATCCGTGGTCGTATAAGCATGATCTGGGAGGAAGAGGATGAGACCCGTGTCAGAATATACGATTCGCTGCTCGATAAGTACTTCCAGTTGAACCCTGATTTGGTTGTTCTATCATCAGCTATTCTCCCATCTGAGGGTCTAGAGAAATTCGCTGAGACACTTAGTTACGAGATTGAAGACGACGGATATATCCAAGAGCTATATGGCAAACTGCGAAAAACAGAAACTCACAGAAGAGGGGTTGTAGCTGTAGGAGGCGCGACCGGCCCGCATTTTGTTTTCGAAACAATAACTGATGCACAAGCTGCCTCGATGGTTCTTCACAATGAGCTCAGAGGTGGTCATATAGAGAAACTCGCGCGGGGCGCCGTTCTCGATGTTGACGAGTGTATTGGTTGTAGTTTGTGTGCTCAAGAGTGCCCTCGAGGTGTACCGCTGATGATTGAACAGGATCCAGAAGAGGCTGAACTGGATGCTGAAGGTGAGAAAATCCTGTTCAAAGCTGCAATTGATACATTGAATTGCCATGCATGTGGTGTTTGTCAAAGTCTTTGTCCTTCTGAAGCGACTCAACTTAATTTCCTGAGCAATCAACAGTTATGGTCGCAGATGGAAGAAATCCTGCGAGATGTGGGACCGGATAACGGAGTCACGCTTTGTTTTCATTGTGAAGAATGTGCTGTATCAACAATTGATATTGTAGGTACTAACCGTATGGAATATTCACCTAGTACCCGTCTCGTACCCGTTCCCTGTGCAGGACGGATTTCGATTATCGATTTGTTCAGGGCACTAGAATACGGTGCGAGTACGGTAATGATTGCTGCTTGTGAAACTGACAGATGTCACATGGGTGGTACGGCTAACGAAATTGCTCAAGTACAAGTGGATGTTGCTAAAGAGATTCTAGCTGCAATTGGTTGGAACCCTGACCGGGTGGAAATGTTTAGGATGTTTAGTGCGGAACCAAACCGATTTACTGAAGCTGTGGCTGAAATGGCAAGACGGGCTGAAGAATTGGGGCCCACTCCGGTTCATAAAGGAGAAGCAGGCCAATGGTTGGAGGTTAGCGAATGA
- a CDS encoding 4Fe-4S dicluster domain-containing protein yields MSKIELENMAPKRRRMMDMVMALGGLKEESAIPISRVNEAIAELKSKMEPLTEDILSFPEAYYHEFLERAKKNELVERIEDKGILEESIDNITNALDVHVSEPLTELLQLLEEKKGPTEDVEQDTSKSPDIDIDARLGSILEVLKEIEPIVEQLVEDSKKAAEKSQKDIAAIVESMEKLRDDMDSDSEQALESIQSLARQVRYSPLLRTTAQVKRAFADNRISQERFEELLKTNIYDELIRGVLVFVLRNTGSKTVVELADIMRVPSRHVQQAMVSVVQRGEAEMVGLEGNAPVFSLVLEETPDTTLVMKRLLQQLRSLSRSVGDKQQETLNEAVKRMEPLLETLQVLGEYDETTLSDSTNRLRELLDEVTESLLSSSSADESKDLRLLVSAGLEAFARFRLKITLEKGPNLVSGLNVYGEQLDEEVYKRMMSNYLENELERGTLLILIRELGAMNAEELAERTKIPQDRVFSHLLRMKKDELLTLAGERNGYVLYDVPRTPNEAEKTMRTVTSLASELALAREQIQEIMKDLTAKDIGRLTNSLDSFSKAREKMSTIEVGGSVIGAEILEGVEDKIKSAVSLAYRTRAKIPSTRPKVTIEDLVDIDVPSVMDDYRDQMGYAPLLGFGNIHWNMARCVGCKSCEISCPEDAIELLPIIEAPQMFEFSDEELDTLPSNKARFYRTVRNLAKQKPVTDITLEKKVPGFGKVDIDLWLCVACRTCVRRCPGPEGGALDLELKWNLPDVVQQIKSKA; encoded by the coding sequence ATGAGCAAGATAGAACTTGAAAATATGGCCCCCAAGCGTCGCCGCATGATGGACATGGTGATGGCTCTTGGTGGTCTCAAAGAAGAGTCAGCGATTCCAATAAGTCGAGTGAATGAAGCCATTGCGGAACTCAAGTCCAAAATGGAGCCTCTTACTGAAGATATACTGAGCTTCCCCGAAGCGTACTATCATGAGTTTTTGGAACGAGCTAAGAAAAACGAACTCGTTGAGAGAATAGAGGACAAAGGTATCCTTGAGGAATCTATTGACAACATCACTAATGCCCTAGATGTTCACGTATCTGAACCTCTTACCGAATTGCTTCAATTGTTGGAGGAGAAGAAAGGCCCAACAGAAGATGTGGAACAGGACACGAGCAAATCCCCTGATATTGATATAGACGCAAGACTCGGCTCCATTCTTGAGGTTCTCAAGGAAATAGAACCAATTGTGGAACAACTTGTGGAAGATTCTAAGAAGGCGGCAGAAAAATCACAGAAAGATATCGCAGCAATAGTTGAATCGATGGAGAAGCTTCGGGATGATATGGACTCAGATTCTGAACAAGCCTTAGAAAGTATTCAGAGCCTTGCCAGGCAGGTCCGGTATAGTCCCTTGCTCCGGACAACCGCCCAAGTCAAGCGGGCTTTTGCCGATAATCGAATAAGTCAAGAAAGATTTGAGGAATTACTCAAAACCAATATCTATGACGAACTGATTCGGGGAGTCTTGGTATTCGTATTGAGGAATACCGGTTCCAAAACAGTTGTTGAACTTGCCGATATCATGAGAGTCCCATCGCGTCATGTTCAGCAAGCAATGGTATCTGTAGTTCAGCGTGGAGAAGCCGAAATGGTGGGTCTCGAAGGGAACGCCCCTGTTTTTTCGCTTGTTTTGGAAGAAACACCAGATACTACCTTGGTTATGAAACGGCTTTTGCAGCAATTGCGTTCTCTATCTCGATCTGTTGGAGATAAACAACAAGAGACGCTGAATGAAGCTGTTAAGAGGATGGAACCACTTCTAGAGACCCTTCAAGTGCTCGGAGAATATGATGAAACAACTCTATCAGACTCGACGAACCGTTTAAGAGAATTACTTGATGAAGTCACCGAATCATTACTATCTTCTAGCTCGGCCGATGAATCTAAAGACCTCCGTTTGCTTGTTTCTGCTGGTCTTGAGGCTTTTGCCCGTTTCAGATTGAAGATTACCTTGGAAAAGGGTCCAAACCTTGTGTCGGGACTTAATGTATACGGCGAACAACTGGATGAAGAAGTATACAAACGCATGATGTCGAACTACTTGGAGAATGAGCTAGAACGTGGCACACTCCTTATCCTGATTCGTGAACTGGGGGCTATGAATGCGGAGGAATTGGCTGAAAGAACAAAAATTCCTCAAGACCGAGTATTTAGCCACCTTCTGCGCATGAAGAAAGATGAGCTATTGACATTAGCCGGAGAACGGAATGGATATGTGCTATATGATGTACCCAGAACTCCTAATGAAGCAGAGAAAACAATGCGAACCGTTACAAGCTTAGCATCTGAGTTGGCATTGGCCCGTGAACAGATTCAAGAAATTATGAAAGACTTGACTGCGAAGGATATTGGCCGCTTAACAAATTCATTGGACTCATTCTCTAAGGCCCGTGAAAAAATGTCCACCATTGAAGTGGGGGGATCTGTTATTGGTGCAGAAATATTGGAGGGTGTGGAAGATAAAATCAAGTCTGCTGTCTCTCTTGCCTACCGTACAAGAGCCAAGATTCCTAGCACTCGGCCCAAAGTGACTATTGAGGATCTCGTGGATATTGATGTTCCCTCTGTCATGGATGATTACAGAGATCAGATGGGTTATGCTCCTTTACTGGGATTTGGCAATATCCACTGGAATATGGCGAGATGTGTTGGCTGTAAATCCTGTGAAATTTCATGTCCCGAGGACGCAATTGAGTTATTGCCTATAATTGAGGCCCCCCAGATGTTCGAATTTTCAGATGAGGAACTTGACACTCTTCCTTCCAATAAGGCGCGGTTTTATCGAACAGTCCGCAACCTTGCTAAGCAGAAACCCGTTACAGACATTACATTAGAGAAAAAAGTTCCCGGCTTCGGGAAGGTAGATATTGATCTCTGGCTGTGTGTGGCGTGTCGAACTTGTGTGAGACGATGTCCGGGACCAGAAGGGGGCGCTCTTGACTTGGAACTGAAATGGAATCTACCCGATGTTGTCCAGCAAATCAAGTCGAAGGCATAG
- a CDS encoding acyl-CoA dehydrogenase: MDFSLTEDQVELREKARAFAQNYMLPYAHHYDKTGEFPLPIIQKSWEVGLMNLNVPEEYGGAGMGVVDQCLVVEEMAAACPGMTTSIYVNNLGLEPILVAGTEEQKEQYLRPLTENLKFISFACSEPYMGSDVAGIQTRAEKQGDIYVLNGSKFWITNAPHADYFTVFASLNPEKRHKALCAFIVEADTSGVSTGRPVEKMGHRASVTSSIMLRDAEVPAENLLGKEGMGFLIAMQTFAKTRPAIAAFATGLARAAMEYARDYTTKREAFTKKLKEFQSIKFKLAEMFMKIEASRNLYLKAAWAADTTGDSTVPASVAKAYATDAAMEIASEALQIHGGYGYIDTYPLEKLFRDAKLYQIYEGTSEIQRLILGRHVLDGYDPAMEEIPSWGTKGAPDFE, from the coding sequence ATTGATTTCAGTCTGACAGAAGACCAGGTGGAACTGCGGGAGAAAGCTAGGGCCTTTGCGCAGAATTACATGTTGCCTTATGCTCACCATTATGACAAAACTGGAGAGTTTCCGTTGCCCATCATCCAGAAAAGCTGGGAGGTTGGCCTCATGAACCTGAATGTACCTGAAGAGTATGGTGGAGCGGGTATGGGTGTGGTGGATCAGTGTCTTGTTGTTGAAGAAATGGCGGCCGCTTGTCCAGGCATGACGACTAGCATTTATGTTAACAATCTGGGTTTGGAGCCCATTCTAGTTGCCGGTACTGAGGAACAAAAGGAGCAGTATTTGCGCCCGCTGACGGAGAATCTGAAGTTTATCTCATTTGCATGTAGTGAGCCATACATGGGTAGCGACGTTGCTGGCATTCAGACGAGAGCAGAGAAACAAGGTGACATATACGTACTGAACGGTTCCAAGTTTTGGATTACTAACGCTCCACACGCTGACTATTTCACTGTATTCGCAAGTTTGAATCCTGAGAAACGTCATAAGGCACTTTGTGCCTTCATTGTGGAGGCTGATACTTCTGGGGTGTCAACTGGCCGTCCTGTCGAGAAGATGGGTCACAGGGCATCCGTAACATCCTCTATTATGCTGCGGGACGCTGAGGTTCCTGCCGAAAACCTTCTGGGAAAAGAAGGCATGGGTTTCTTGATTGCTATGCAAACCTTCGCAAAGACACGCCCAGCTATCGCAGCTTTTGCAACTGGGCTTGCAAGGGCAGCCATGGAATATGCTCGTGATTACACTACCAAAAGAGAGGCGTTTACGAAGAAACTCAAAGAGTTCCAATCTATCAAGTTCAAACTTGCGGAAATGTTCATGAAAATTGAGGCCTCACGGAACCTGTACTTGAAGGCAGCTTGGGCGGCAGATACTACCGGAGACTCTACTGTTCCTGCTAGTGTTGCAAAAGCATATGCTACTGATGCCGCTATGGAAATCGCTAGTGAGGCTTTACAGATACACGGTGGCTACGGATATATCGATACATATCCTCTTGAGAAGCTATTCCGGGATGCGAAGCTGTATCAGATATACGAGGGTACATCTGAAATACAACGTTTGATTCTCGGAAGGCATGTGTTAGATGGTTATGACCCAGCTATGGAGGAAATACCGTCCTGGGGCACGAAGGGCGCCCCAGATTTCGAGTAG
- a CDS encoding aldo/keto reductase codes for MPRIGLGTWQNTDSEKCVESVIHALDMGYRHIDTAQFYGNEDFVGKGIKQSSVPRDEIFLGTKVWINSLGPEKVKESTEESLKRLQLDYIDILYVHWPAGEYEPRSTLAAFEELVEKGIVRNIGVSNFTPDLLDEALKHTEKEIIANQVEMHPWLQQEEMRKYLQKRNMKLVAYSPLARGEVMENETLREIADKYSATPAQISLAWLLSYDIVYPIPKATSERHIKENYEALDIQLNQADIDTIEEIETQKRLISPSFAPF; via the coding sequence ATACCGAGAATTGGACTGGGAACTTGGCAGAATACGGATTCGGAGAAGTGTGTAGAAAGCGTTATCCATGCTCTTGATATGGGATATAGACATATAGATACTGCGCAGTTTTATGGAAACGAAGATTTCGTTGGGAAGGGAATAAAGCAGTCAAGTGTTCCTCGTGACGAAATTTTCCTTGGAACAAAAGTATGGATTAATTCATTGGGCCCAGAAAAAGTCAAGGAAAGTACCGAAGAAAGCTTGAAGAGGCTTCAGCTCGATTATATTGACATTCTCTACGTACATTGGCCTGCTGGCGAATATGAGCCTAGAAGTACATTGGCAGCTTTTGAAGAGCTTGTGGAGAAAGGCATAGTTCGGAATATTGGAGTCAGTAATTTTACCCCCGACCTATTGGATGAGGCCTTGAAACACACAGAGAAGGAGATCATAGCCAATCAGGTAGAGATGCACCCATGGCTGCAACAGGAAGAGATGCGCAAGTATCTACAGAAACGCAATATGAAACTGGTAGCATACTCTCCTCTTGCAAGGGGGGAAGTTATGGAGAATGAAACATTGCGAGAGATTGCAGACAAATACAGCGCCACCCCGGCACAAATCAGTTTAGCTTGGCTTCTTAGCTATGATATTGTATACCCGATTCCTAAGGCAACTAGTGAAAGGCACATCAAAGAGAACTATGAAGCATTAGATATTCAGCTTAATCAAGCCGATATTGACACCATAGAGGAAATAGAGACACAGAAACGGCTCATCTCACCGTCTTTCGCACCTTTCTGA
- a CDS encoding cupin domain-containing protein, producing MLIKRLDNCERIEGLDGTTIRELLNPHHEEREVKLGYSLAHAMLDPGETSKPHRFFEASEVYYILSGRGVMHIDDKAANVQEGDAVYIPPEGVQYIENRSSERLEFLCIVFPAWTPDAEELVES from the coding sequence TTGCTGATAAAGCGTCTAGATAATTGTGAAAGAATCGAGGGGCTTGATGGAACCACTATCCGTGAGCTGTTGAACCCTCATCACGAAGAACGTGAAGTGAAACTGGGATATAGCCTTGCTCATGCAATGCTAGATCCTGGTGAAACTTCAAAACCACACAGATTCTTTGAAGCTTCGGAGGTGTACTATATTCTTTCGGGGCGTGGTGTAATGCACATCGACGACAAGGCGGCGAATGTACAAGAAGGTGATGCGGTGTACATTCCACCAGAGGGAGTTCAGTATATCGAAAACAGGAGTTCTGAGAGATTAGAGTTTCTATGTATCGTGTTTCCAGCTTGGACTCCAGATGCCGAAGAACTTGTAGAATCTTAA
- a CDS encoding carboxymuconolactone decarboxylase family protein, which produces MDFETEKEFQKRRAKQDEVVLEYANLQIKRFYTLDDKAYVDGALPSNVKEILGLVASLVLRCDDCIRYHLGRCHEEGVSDEELVEALNVGLVVGGSITIPHLREALQVWHELKK; this is translated from the coding sequence ATGGATTTTGAAACAGAAAAAGAATTTCAGAAAAGGCGTGCTAAGCAGGATGAAGTAGTATTAGAATATGCTAACCTCCAAATAAAGCGCTTCTATACACTTGATGACAAAGCGTATGTAGATGGAGCATTACCTTCGAATGTCAAGGAAATACTTGGATTGGTAGCTTCACTGGTTCTAAGATGTGATGATTGTATCCGCTATCATCTTGGTCGTTGTCATGAAGAAGGAGTAAGCGATGAGGAACTAGTTGAAGCACTCAATGTGGGACTTGTTGTTGGAGGGTCAATAACTATACCCCATCTACGAGAAGCCCTACAGGTCTGGCACGAGCTTAAAAAGTGA
- a CDS encoding PspC domain-containing protein, whose protein sequence is MTEIPLAEEERGEPKKLYRSRDDKIIGGVCGGIAEYTGIDATIIRLLWVLLTLGYGTGLIIYIILMIVIPMEPE, encoded by the coding sequence ATGACTGAGATACCACTAGCCGAAGAAGAGAGAGGAGAGCCAAAGAAGCTCTATCGTTCAAGAGATGACAAGATCATTGGGGGTGTCTGCGGCGGCATTGCTGAGTACACTGGTATTGATGCGACAATTATCCGGCTCTTGTGGGTTCTTCTTACGCTTGGTTATGGAACGGGTTTGATAATCTACATCATTCTCATGATAGTTATTCCAATGGAGCCAGAATAG